A genomic segment from Aspergillus puulaauensis MK2 DNA, chromosome 1, nearly complete sequence encodes:
- the URA7_1 gene encoding CTP synthase ura7 (COG:F;~EggNog:ENOG410PI55;~InterPro:IPR017456,IPR027417,IPR017926,IPR029062, IPR004468,IPR033828;~MEROPS:MER0437468;~PFAM:PF07722,PF00117;~go_function: GO:0003883 - CTP synthase activity [Evidence IEA];~go_process: GO:0006221 - pyrimidine nucleotide biosynthetic process [Evidence IEA];~go_process: GO:0006241 - CTP biosynthetic process [Evidence IEA]), which yields MSQLQRRVGKANFLQIHVSYVPLIGSEQKTKPTQRAISDVRSGGLRPDLIACRCETPLEESTTRKIANTCQVERDQVVGVHNVSTTYQVPILLETQGFLNTLKDLLEINTIHIDGKYMEQGKIMWQKWHGLAMSQDHVFDTVSIVLVGKYTSLHDSYLSVTKALEHASMHCQKKLNLVWVESSHLEEDHQQENPAEYYKAWHAVSTADGILIPGGFGQRGTEGMIKCAEWARTKNVPFLGICLGLQVAVIEYARNICNMKQADSAEFNEESEQPAIVYMPEIDKSKMGGTMRLGKRPTLFQDGTEWSKFRKLYGNKQEIWERHRHRYEVNPDLVDQLESAGLSFIGKDESGKRMEVIELKDHRWYVGVQFHPEYLSRVITPSKSFLGFFAAAAGCLDEITETFQGAHDLSHLEVRPKVNSV from the exons ATGAGCCAGCTTCAACGACGCGTCGGAAAGGCAAACttcctccagatccatgTCAGTTACGTGCCTCTGATTGGCTCGGAGCAAAAGACCAAGCCTACCCAACGCGCCATCAGCGATGTTCGCAGCGGTGGCCTCAGACCCGATCTGATCGCGTGCCGTTGTGAAACCCCACTGGAGGAATCGACGACCCGCAAGATCGCCAATACCTGCCAAGTGGAACGGGACCAGGTAGTTGGCGTGCACAACGTGTCGACAACTTACCAGGTGCCCATCCTCCTGGAAACACAAGGATTTTTGAACACGCTCAAGGATCTCCTTGAGATCAACACCATTCACATTGACGGCAAATACATGGAGCAGGGCAAGATCATGTGGCAGAAATGGCACGGTCTCGCCATGAGCCAAGACCACGTATTTGACACAGTCTCAATTGTGTTGGTTGGTAAGTATACGAGTCTACACGACTCGTATCTGAGTGTAACAAAGGCACTGGAGCACGCCTCCATGCATTGCCAGAAGAAACTCAATCTGGTCTGGGTAGAGTCATCCCACCTGGAGGAGGACCACCAGCAAGAAAACCCCGCCGAATACTACAAGGCTTGGCACGCTGTTTCCACAGCGGACGGCATTCTCATCCCA GGTGGTTTCGGTCAGCGCGGTACCGAGGGCATGATCAAGTGTGCCGAATGGGCCCGTACAAAGAACGTCCCCTTCCTTGGCATTTGCCTTGGGTTGCAGGTAGCTGTGATCGAATACGCTCGCAACATCTGCAATATGAAACAAGCGGACAGCGCAGAGTTCAATGAAGAATCTGAGCAGCCTGCCATCGTCTACATGCCGGAAATTGACAAATCCAAGATGGGGGGTACAATGCGGCTGGGTAAGCGGCCGACGCTGTTCCAAGATGGTACAGAGTGGTCCAAGTTCCGCAAGCTGTACGGCAACAAGCAAGAGATCTGGGAGCGCCATCGTCACCGCTACGAGGTGAACCCGGATCTGGTGGATCAACTGGAGAGCGCCGGTCTCTCGTTCATTGGAAAAGACGAGAGCGGCAAGCGAATGGAAGTGATCGAGCTCAAGGACCACCGATGGTATGTCGGTGTTCAATTCCACCCGGAATACCTGAGCCGTGTTATTACGCCCAGCAAGAGCTTCCTCGGATTCTTCGCGGCGGCTGCGGGATGTCTTGATGAGATCACCGAGACCTTCCAGGGAGCCCACGACCTCAGCCATCTGGAGGTCCGACCCAAAGTGAATTCGGTTTAG
- a CDS encoding nuclear transport factor 2 family protein (COG:S;~EggNog:ENOG410Q06M;~InterPro:IPR037401,IPR032710;~PFAM:PF13577;~SECRETED:SignalP(1-19)) produces the protein MHLLPYPALLLSLCGLSLAVLGLEIGIDVETDSSPPIYTSTTITTQTDPTPLRLLPTLLASSPSIRTINTTPSESIRTTLALYPLAIDGKDFASLSSIFAPDAIANYSAPLNVLTPLQSIQDTLSASLACVATQHSLGTQIIDVLSPLEARSVTYFTASHFGRSAKMAGQVATAHGQYQDLWRRQEDGSWRVVVRNLVYMSEVIGNQAVFRC, from the exons ATGCATCTCCTCCCCTATCCAGCTCTGCTGCTCAGCCTCTGCGGCCTCTCTCTCGCCGTCCTCGGCCTGGAAATCGGAATTGATGTCGAGACGGACTCCTCCCCACCGATCtacaccagcaccaccatcaccacccagACAGATCCAACCCCCCTCCGTCTCCTCCCCACCCTCCTCgcatcctccccctccatccGCACAATCAACACAACACCCAGTGAGTCCATCCGCACCACACTGGCCCTCTACCCCCTCGCCATCGACGGGAAAGACTTCGCCTCCCTATCCTCCATCTTCGCCCCCGACGCCATCGCAAACTACTCCGCGCCCCTGAACGTCCTCACCCCGCTACAATCCATCCAGGACACACTAAGCGCTAGTCTAGCATGCGTCGCGACGCAGCATAGCCTGGGCACGCAGATTATTGATGTCCTCTCGCCGCTGGAGGCGCGCAGCGTGACGTACTTCACGGCGTCGCATTTTGGGAGGAGCGCGAAGATGGCGGGCCAGGTTGCTACGGCCCATGGGCAGTATCAGGATTTGTGGCGCAGGCAGGAGgatgggagttggagggttgttgttagGAATTTGGTTTATATG AGCGAGGTTATCGGGAACCAGGCGGTGTTCAGGTGCTGA
- the URA7_2 gene encoding CTP synthase ura7 (COG:F;~EggNog:ENOG410PI55;~InterPro:IPR017456,IPR004468,IPR027417;~PFAM:PF06418;~go_function: GO:0003883 - CTP synthase activity [Evidence IEA];~go_process: GO:0006221 - pyrimidine nucleotide biosynthetic process [Evidence IEA]) yields MKYVLVSGGVISGVGKGIIASSTGLLLKTAGLSVSSIKIDPYLNPDAGLMNPLEHGECFVLDDGGEADLDLGNYERYLGVTLGRDNNITTGKIYQHVIEKERRGDYLGKTVQIVPHLTNEIQSWVERVARVPIDESGREPDVCIIEVSWMPKL; encoded by the exons ATGAAGTATGTCCTCGTTTCCGGTGGTGTTATCTCCGGTGTCGGAAAGGGTATTATCGCAAGCAGCACCGGGTTGCTCCTGAAAACTGCTGGCTTGTCGGTCTCGAGTATTAAGATCGATCCTTACTTGAACCCAGATGCCGGTCTTATGAAC CCTCTGGA GCACGGAGAATGCTTCGTCTTGGACGATGGAGGTGAAGCCGATTTGGATCTAGGAAACTACGAGCGTTATCTTGGAGTTACGCTCGGCAGAGATAACAACATTACAACGGGCAAAATCTACCAACATgtgattgagaaggagcGTCGGGGTGACTACTTGGGAAAGACGG TTCAAATTGTGCCGCACCTTACCAACGAAATCCAAAGT TGGGTTGAAAGAGTTGCCAGGGTTCCTATCGATGAGTCCGGAAGGGAACCAGACGTTTGCATCA TTGAGGTAAGCTGGATGCCGAAGCTATAG
- a CDS encoding uncharacterized protein (COG:S;~EggNog:ENOG410PIEH;~TransMembrane:6 (o13-32i44-64o101-119i131-154o174-201i213-235o)) → MASPYISQQGLSALMWIGIILSIIFVAIRTHVQYRYSGRFFVNDYWIFFAIVCHLATAIVYQIAIPPMYEVQTFDPETQAMDAAFMDRASLFLRLQFAVDFLLWTTLWTVKFSLLSFFWRLFDSVRSPMKVFWWTMCAVTASTWVTLVVLQNLACDPIRNFFTLGKCSSARDVYYSNLVFKFTVGTDIAGDILIMLIPFPLLHTLQIPPGKKYILAAIFSLPLIPILFAVLRLVIANPDSGNVDPVKFQLYSMLENSSAIVTSCLPSLRLFVVKQGSGLGSHSYRYRSRSRSKYNKKNRYPGYNLGGEYVGGGQGDFFGNSEVHGHRDGDGGVGASRSRSRCESTVEAFGLETMGSRGGNEVLDGDEDAGTDNSGESRRGIVGGRRGVLVTREFSVR, encoded by the exons atggcctcgcCATACATCTCCCAGCAGGGTCTCTCG GCCCTGATGTGGATCGGCATCATCCTATCAATAATCTTCGTCGCCATCCGCACGCACGTCCAATACCGCTACAGCGGCCGCTTCTTCGTCAACGACTactggatcttcttcgccatcgtctGCCACCTAGCCACCGCAATCGTCTACCAGATCGCGATCCCGCCCATGTATGAGGTCCAGACCTTCGACCCCGAGACGCAGGCCATGGACGCCGCGTTCATGGACCGCGCCTCGCTCTTCCTGCGTCTGCAGTTCGCCGTCGACTTCCTGCTCTGGACGACCCTGTGGACGGTCAAGTTCTCGCTGCTCTCGTTCTTCTGGCGCCTGTTTGACTCGGTGCGTTCGCCGATGAAGGTCTTTTGGTGGACCATGTGTGCGGTCACGGCTTCGACTTGGGTGACTCTTGTCGTGCTGCAGAATCTGGCCTGTGATCCGATTCGGAATTTCTTTACCCTAG GAAAATGCAGCTCCGCGCGAGACGTCTACTACTCGAATCTCGTCTTCAAGTTCACCGTCGGCACCGATATCGCCGGCGACATACTAA TAATGCTAatccccttccccctcctccacacGCTCCAAATCCCGCCGGGGAAGAAATACATCCTGGCCGCAATCTTCTCCTTACCACTAATCCCCATCCTCTTCGCGGTCCTGCGTCTGGTAATCGCAAACCCAGACAGCGGCAACGTCGACCCCGTCAAGTTCCAGCTGTACAGCATGCTCGAGAACTCCTCGGCCATCGTGACGTCTTGTCTGCCCTCGCTGCGGTTGTTCGTTGTCAAGCAGGGCTCGGGGCTGGGATCGCACTCTTATCGGTATCGGTCGCGGTCGCGGTCGAAGTATAACAAGAAGAATCGGTATCCGGGGTATAACCTGGGAGGGGAGTATGTGGGTGGTGGGCAGGGGGATTTCTTTGGGAATAGTGAGGTGCATGGGCATcgggatggggatgggggtgTTGGTGCTAGTaggagtcggagtcggtgTGAGTCGACGGTCGAGGCGTTTGggttggagacgatggggagTAGAGGGGGGAATGAGGTGTtagatggggatgaggatgcgGGCACGGATAATTCTGGTGAGAGTCGGAGAGGGATtgttggagggagaaggggggTGCTTGTTACCAGGGAGTTTTCGGTTCGGTGA
- a CDS encoding uncharacterized protein (COG:G;~EggNog:ENOG410Q9IT;~InterPro:IPR005828,IPR003663,IPR036259,IPR020846;~PFAM:PF00083,PF07690;~TransMembrane:12 (i44-66o89-112i124-146o152-174i186-204o216-237i307-329o349-367i374-398o418-442i454-472o484-502i);~go_component: GO:0016020 - membrane [Evidence IEA];~go_component: GO:0016021 - integral component of membrane [Evidence IEA];~go_function: GO:0022857 - transmembrane transporter activity [Evidence IEA];~go_process: GO:0055085 - transmembrane transport [Evidence IEA]) produces MANEEKRDSTAGDPVDEKHAPVVTKVAIGDEAFQQAMIKEPPGIFESPVLIIASFVAFCCSTANGYDGSLFGTLLSNDAFTAYFTVDNAGLFTGIVTAMYQIGSVAAIPFVGPAIDTWGRRAGMFIGAVIIILGIIIQITCIVNTGTTNQFMGGRFFLGFGVSIMSAAGPTYVIETAHPAHRGVVGGLYNVMWPVGALVASGAARGGLTYEGNTSWMIPVGLQLMFPCIVAFGAFLLPESPRWLYTRGQREKAVASLTEYHGRGNPDSEWVKLQLMEYEQSLEMDGSDKRWWDYRALFKDRGSTYRVLCNCFVSLFGQWAGNGIVTYYLSAFLDTAGIHGQVTQINVQLGMSAVQVVFAAAGATIVDKVGRRPMLIIVNIVCCFCWIGVIVPSSIANITDLDSEAQQNAVAPSVSKAVLAWVYIFQICYSFGWTPMQALYPVEVVSFEMRAKGMGFSSLFTQIGLLVNQFGIPVALSRIHWKTYVVYCVWCMVQAVLFYFFIPETKGRTLEELDHIFHAKNPVKESIKKKKLDIDANANIVHIESTDNVSSHA; encoded by the exons ATGGCTAACGAGGAGAAAAGAGACTCTACGGCCGGGGATCCG GTCGATGAGAAACATGCGCCTGTTGTAACCAAGGTGGCCATTGGAGATGAGGCATTCCAGCAGGCCATGATCAAGGAGCCGCCCGGGATATTCGAGTCGCCGGTTCTCATCATAGCAAGCTTTGtagccttctgctgctcgacAGCAAATGGTTATGACGGCTCGCTGTTCGGTACCTTGCTTTCCAACGACGCCTTCACTGCCTACTTTACTGTCGACAATGCCGGTCTATTCACGG GAATCGTCACGGCGATGTACCAAATCGGCTCCGTGGCAGCCATCCCCTTTGTCGGCCCAGCCATCGACACCTGGGGCCGTCGTGCTGGCATGTTCATCGGCgctgtcatcatcatcctcggcatcatcatccaaaTCACCTGCATCGTAAACACCGGGACCACCAACCAGTTCATGGGCGGCCGGTTCTTCCTAGGGTTCGGCGTCTCCATCATGTCCGCCGCCGGCCCTACCTATGTCATCGAGACTgcccatccagcccatcGCGGCGTCGTCGGGGGTCTCTACAACGTCATGTGGCCCGTCGGAGCCCTCGTCGCCAGCGGTGCTGCCCGCGGTGGCCTCACCTACGAGGGAAACACCTCCTGGATGATCCCCGTCGGTCTCCAGCTGATGTTCCCCTGCATTGTCGCCTTTGGcgctttcctcctcccagaGTCCCCGCGCTGGCTTTACACCCGCGGACAGCGCGAGAAGGCAGTCGCCTCTCTCACAGAGTACCACGGCAGGGGGAACCCGGACAGCGAGTGGGTCAAGCTCCAGTTGATGGAGTACGAGCAGAGTCTGGAGATGGATGGTTCTGATAAGAGATGGTGGGATTACCGGGCGTTGTTCAAGGACCGCGGGTCTACCTATCGTGTCCTGTGCAACTGCTTCGTCTCGCTCTTTGGACAATGGGCTGGCAACG GTATTGTGACGTACTATCTGAGTGCATTCCTCGACACCGCCGGTATCCACGGCCAAGTCACCCAAATCAACGTCCAACTCGGCATGAGTGCAGTCCAGGtcgtcttcgccgccgccggggcAACCATCGTAGACAAAGTCGGCCGGCGCCCCATGCTGATCATCGTCAACAtcgtctgctgcttctgctggatCGGGGTCATTGTGCCGTCATCCATTGCCAACATCACGGATCTCGATTCCGAGGCGCAGCAGAATGCCGTCGCCCCGTCTGTCAGCAAAGCCGTGCTTGCTTGGGTTTATATCTTCCAGATCTGCTACTCGTTTGGCTGGACGCCCATGCAGGCCCTTTACCCGGTTGAGGTCGTCTCCTTTGAGATGCGTGCTAAGGGAATGGGCTTTTCCAGTCTTTTCACCCAGATCG GCCTACTGGTAAACCAGTTCGGTATCCCCGTGGCACTCTCCAGAATCCACTGGAAGACATACGTCGTGTACTGCGTCTGGTGCATGGTCCAGGCCGTTCTGttctacttcttcatccctGAAACCAAGGGCCGCACT ctcgaagaactcgaccATATCTTCCACGCCAAAAACCCCGTCAAGGAGTccatcaagaagaagaaacttgATATCGATGCGAATGCCAATATTGTCCACATTGAGAGTACCGATAACGTTTCTAGCCATGCATAG
- a CDS encoding putative MFS multidrug transporter (COG:G;~EggNog:ENOG410PHMC;~InterPro:IPR020846,IPR011701,IPR036259;~PFAM:PF07690;~TransMembrane:12 (o68-91i103-121o133-150i162-184o190-214i221-240o285-305i317-338o378-397i409-435o447-465i477-497o);~go_function: GO:0022857 - transmembrane transporter activity [Evidence IEA];~go_process: GO:0055085 - transmembrane transport [Evidence IEA]), producing the protein MDHQNTLEKTRSSCVEEAGNTILEASALSEQHQAYLLQRHGTLDLDPIPSMDPADPYNWPQWKKTSNLALVAFHACMGTFTAAAIIPAYEAIAEDVGVSIQRVSYLTSLQIAILGGAPLLWKPLSHRFGRRPIFLLSLVLSCVCNVGCAKSPDYASMAACRALVSFFISPAMALGSAVVMETFFKHQRAAYMGVWTVMVTLGVPVGPFIFGFVAERVGYRWIYWVLAITNACQFILYIFFGPETRYTGLSSSSPFKREYLTLTRIDPTPLTASEFLHPLSLFTNIPVLLAAVAYSMVFLFASVLNSVEVPQLLQQKFALNAEQLGLQFLGLIIGSLLGEQMGGYMSDLWMSARARKLSKNNNSNNTSNTRPPPEFRLWLSYFGFLVTIAGMVVFLVCTEQAASGAGRWVVSPVVGTGIAAFGNQVVTTVLTTYAVDTHPADAGGVGVFINFVRSTWGFIGPFWFTSMFESVGIAKSSGVVTALIMGASFFPTVFLHLQGHRLRRGNGKQDHG; encoded by the exons ATGGACCACCAAAACACGCTGGAAAAGACACGGTCCTCCTGTGTGGAGGAAGCAGGAAACACCATTCTCGAAGCCAGTGCTCTCTCAGAGCAGCACCAGGCGTATCTCCTGCAACGCCATGGCACCCTAGACCTCGACCCAATCCCCAGCATGGACCCGGCTGATCCATACAACTGGCCTCAGTGGAAG AAAACATCCAACCTAGCTCTAGTCGCCTTCCACGCCTGCATGGGCACCTTCACCGCAGCGGCCATCATCCCAGCCTACGAAGCCATCGCCGAAGACGTCGGCGTCTCCATCCAGCGAGTCAGCTATCTCACCTCCCTCCAGATCGCCATCCTAGGCGGCGCCCCGCTGCTCTGGAAACCACTGTCCCACCGCTTCGGGCGTCGCCCAATCTTCCTCCTGTCGCTGGTGCTCAGCTGCGTGTGTAACGTCGGCTGCGCCAAAAGCCCAGACTACGCCTCCATGGCGGCCTGTCGAGCGCTGGTGTCGTTCTTCATTTCCCCAGCCATGGCCCTCGGCAGCGCAGTCGTCATGGAGACTTTCTTCAAGCACCAGCGCGCGGCGTACATGGGGGTCTGGACGGTAATGGTCACCCTAGGAGTGCCGGTTGGGCCATTTATATTCGGCTTTGTCGCCGAGAGAGTGGGCTATCGCTGGATCTACTGGGTCCTGGCAATT ACCAACGCATGTCAATTCATCCTATACATCTTCTTCGGCCCGGAAACACGATACACAGGtttatcctcctcctcgccgttcAAAAGGGAATATCTAACCCTCACCCGCATCGACCCAACCCCCCTCACAGCGTCTGAATTCCTGCaccctctctccctcttcaccaacatccccgtcctcctcgccgcagtTGCCTACAGCAtggtcttcctcttcgcctcgGTCCTCAACTCCGTCGAAGTGCCCCAGCTCCTACAGCAGAAATTCGCCCTCAACGCCGAACAGCTCGGCCTGCAATTCCTCGGTCTCATCATCGGCTCTCTCCTGGGCGAGCAAATGGGCGGATACATGTCCGATCTATGGATGAGCGCGCGCGCGCGTAAACTAAGCAAAAACAATAACAGTAACAATACCAGTAATACCAGACCACCCCCCGAATTCCGGCTCTGGCTCAGCTACTTCGGGTTCCTGGTGACTATTGCcgggatggtggtgtttctggtTTGCACTGAGCAGGCAGCCAGCGGGGCCGGGCGCTGGGTTGTCTCGCCGGTTGTTGGCACGGGCATTGCGGCGTTTGGGAATCAGGTTGTGACGACCGTGCTTACGACTTATGCGGTTGATACGCATCCTGCTGATGCTGGGGGCGTGGGTGTGTTTATTAACTTTGTGAGGTCGACGTGGGGCTTTATTGGGCCGTTTTG GTTCACGTCCATGTTCGAGAGCGTGGGAATCGCAAAGAGCTCTGGTGTAGTGACGGCGTTGATTATGGGTGCGAGTTTCTTCCCTACGGTGTTTTTGCACCTACAGGGTCATCGGCTGCGACGGGGAAATGGGAAGCAGGATCACGGTTGA
- a CDS encoding uncharacterized protein (COG:S;~EggNog:ENOG410Q28S;~SECRETED:SignalP(1-16)): MKVSVILSALASTALAAPLSLPGLEKLPVLSNLGDLLGNKLPSVSNAGDLNNVLGGKLGDLGGDSGLPLGDLLGGLKDLLGNLGGGATTPEPPTPTTPAAPGAGSGQILQDLAPELNDILVVTGPNVKTLLIKLSPEVAALVSGLGLPGLGVPLGGVVASASSVGDLVTALGPQVEGLVTVVAQGVGALLIELSPPVAALVSGLGLPGVGVPLGTVLATVGGDL; encoded by the coding sequence ATGAAGGTCTCTGTCATCCTCTCTGCTCTGGCTTCCACTGCCCTTGCTGCACCCCTCAGTCTCCCCGGCCTGGAAAAGCTCCCTGTCCTCTCCAACCTGGGCGACCTTCTCGGCAACAAGCTGCCATCCGTCAGCAACGCCGGTGATCTCAACAATGTCCTCGGTGGTAAGCTTGGCGATCTCGGCGGCGACAGCGGTCTGCCCCTGGGAGATCTTCTCGGTGGTCTGAAAGACCTCCTCGGAAACCTAGGCGGCGGTGCCACCACCCCTGAgcctcccactcccaccacccccgcTGCCCCTGGTGCAGGCTCCGGACAGATCCTCCAAGACCTTGCCCCTGAGCTCAACGATATCCTCGTCGTGACCGGCCCCAACGTCAAGaccctcctcatcaagctCTCTCCCGAAGTCGCTGCCCTCGTTTCCGGTCTCGGCCTCCCCGGTCTCGGTGTTCCCctcggtggtgttgttgcctctgcttcttccgtTGGTGACCTCGTCACGGCCCTTGGCCCTCAGGTTGAAGGCCTTGTTACCGTTGTTGCCCAGGGCGTTGGCGCTCTCTTGATCGAGCTTTCTCCCCCGGTTGCTGCTCTTGTTTCTGGCCTTGGACTTCCTGGTGTTGGGGTTCCTCTTGGTACTGTTCTTGCTACTGTTGGAGGTGACCTGTAG